One segment of Desulfosudis oleivorans Hxd3 DNA contains the following:
- a CDS encoding NAD-dependent epimerase/dehydratase family protein: protein MKHPTVLLLGGGGFIGRALAGHLCRTGGPVHVVGRNPVKNFEGGAVFHQGSMADRSLLESILPQCDVVIHLASATTPGSSAGRPLAEADTNILPTLKLLDMFRDCGNRWMIFVSSGGTLYGNPETVPVNESQPLCPLSYHGAGKIAIEAFLHAFAHDSGKHVTILRPANVYGPGQPLSQGFGFIRTVLEHARMDTEVKIWGDGSTVRDFLYIEDMIKGIESVMNADPHTDTYNIGSGEGHSLNNVIKTVEKVCGRPLKVQYSTARQVDVRKIVLDCSKIMEKTGWKPETSLEEGVRLTWQWMLHQ from the coding sequence ATGAAGCATCCAACGGTTCTGCTGCTGGGCGGCGGAGGGTTTATCGGCCGGGCATTGGCCGGGCATCTGTGCCGCACGGGAGGGCCGGTTCATGTCGTGGGCCGAAACCCGGTGAAAAATTTTGAGGGCGGCGCGGTGTTTCATCAGGGCAGCATGGCGGACCGTTCTCTTTTGGAAAGCATTCTTCCCCAATGCGATGTCGTTATTCATCTGGCCTCGGCCACCACGCCAGGTTCCTCAGCCGGCCGGCCTCTGGCGGAAGCCGACACCAACATCCTGCCCACCCTGAAACTGTTGGACATGTTCCGTGATTGTGGAAACCGGTGGATGATTTTTGTTTCATCCGGGGGCACACTTTATGGAAATCCCGAAACGGTTCCCGTAAACGAAAGCCAGCCGCTTTGTCCGCTTTCTTACCACGGTGCCGGAAAGATCGCCATTGAGGCGTTTCTGCATGCCTTTGCGCATGATTCCGGAAAACATGTGACCATTCTCCGGCCCGCCAATGTTTACGGGCCGGGTCAGCCCCTGAGCCAGGGGTTCGGCTTTATCCGTACCGTTCTGGAACATGCGCGCATGGACACGGAGGTGAAAATCTGGGGGGACGGTTCGACGGTACGCGACTTTCTTTATATTGAGGACATGATAAAAGGCATTGAAAGCGTCATGAACGCCGACCCCCATACCGATACCTACAATATCGGCTCCGGAGAAGGCCATAGTCTCAATAATGTAATTAAAACCGTGGAAAAGGTTTGTGGTCGACCCCTGAAGGTCCAGTATTCAACGGCCCGGCAGGTGGACGTGCGCAAGATTGTACTGGATTGTTCGAAAATCATGGAAAAAACAGGATGGAAACCCGAAACATCGCTGGAAGAAGGAGTCCGGTTAACGTGGCAATGGATGCTTCATCAGTAA
- a CDS encoding glycosyltransferase family 2 protein, whose protein sequence is MDEVFHQDIVCSVCIANYNGANVLAACLDSVFQQAFPYPFEVIVHDDASTDGSAGIVAEKYPTVRLLQSRTNVGFCVSNNRMAAVARGRFILLLNNDAELHRDAFATLYDVAVRQNVYGILGLPQYSMATGELIDRGSLLDIFCNPVPNLNPSRRDVGMVIGACLWLPRHLWQELGGFPEWFESLAEDMYLCCYARVKGYPVIALAASGFNHWVGESFGGGKVVGRTLQTTYRRRTRSERNKTYVMLLCYPAPLAQVLVPLHLLLLAVEGLLLSAFKKDARIWKEIYWPCLLALWRRRHMLMRLRCEIQATRRASLKAFYSTHTFWPHKLTMLIKYGLPILK, encoded by the coding sequence ATGGATGAAGTCTTCCATCAGGACATCGTCTGCTCGGTCTGTATCGCCAACTATAACGGCGCCAACGTGCTTGCGGCATGCCTGGATTCTGTTTTTCAACAGGCATTTCCTTATCCGTTTGAGGTGATCGTGCATGATGACGCATCCACAGACGGATCGGCCGGCATTGTTGCGGAAAAATATCCGACGGTGCGACTGCTTCAAAGCCGGACCAACGTGGGTTTTTGTGTCAGCAACAACCGCATGGCGGCTGTTGCAAGGGGCCGGTTTATCCTGCTGCTGAACAATGATGCCGAGTTGCACCGGGACGCCTTTGCCACGCTTTATGATGTTGCGGTCAGGCAAAACGTGTATGGCATTCTCGGCCTCCCCCAATACAGCATGGCGACCGGTGAACTGATCGACCGGGGCAGTCTGCTGGACATTTTCTGTAACCCGGTTCCCAACCTGAACCCGTCCCGGCGCGACGTGGGCATGGTGATCGGCGCCTGTCTCTGGCTGCCCCGGCACCTCTGGCAGGAGCTGGGCGGTTTTCCGGAATGGTTTGAGAGCCTTGCCGAAGACATGTACCTCTGCTGTTACGCCCGGGTCAAGGGATATCCGGTCATCGCCCTTGCGGCGTCCGGGTTCAATCATTGGGTCGGCGAGAGTTTTGGCGGCGGCAAAGTGGTCGGTCGCACTTTGCAGACCACCTATCGCAGGCGCACCCGGAGCGAGCGCAACAAAACGTATGTCATGCTGCTGTGCTATCCCGCCCCCCTTGCCCAGGTGTTGGTTCCGCTTCATTTGTTGCTGCTGGCGGTAGAGGGACTGCTGCTTTCAGCCTTCAAAAAAGACGCCCGCATCTGGAAAGAAATTTATTGGCCCTGTTTATTGGCCCTCTGGCGTCGCCGCCACATGCTGATGCGCCTGAGGTGCGAGATACAGGCAACACGGCGAGCCTCCTTAAAGGCTTTTTATTCGACGCACACCTTCTGGCCTCATAAACTGACCATGCTGATCAAATATGGTCTGCCGATATTGAAATAA
- a CDS encoding glycosyltransferase family 2 protein, whose translation MEKADDIAGRGATPQQPLVSIITVVLNGADTLERAIKSVVSQTFRDFEYIIIDGGSTDGTLDIIRRYESHLTCWISEPDKGLYDAMNKGVALSKGEWVYFLGADDYLLDGFTSAAARLKDGTTVYYGNVYRPVADRIYDGRFSFYKLACRNICHQSIFYPRCVWKKFSYNLKYPVFADYDLNLRCFVDDGIQFKYIPDTIAVFTDEGGLSPRQADKAFEKDKLDLIKATFPSRTHMLMLARTGLLKILAVLGLQKTATAIYHFFLKVRLVPAKGRSGTVKKDEKG comes from the coding sequence ATGGAAAAAGCAGACGATATCGCCGGCCGGGGCGCAACACCGCAACAACCGTTGGTCAGTATCATCACGGTGGTACTCAATGGCGCGGACACCCTTGAGCGGGCCATAAAAAGTGTCGTCAGCCAGACATTCAGGGATTTTGAATATATCATCATAGACGGGGGCTCCACGGATGGCACTCTTGATATCATCCGACGGTACGAATCCCATCTGACCTGCTGGATCAGTGAACCTGACAAAGGGCTGTACGATGCCATGAACAAAGGGGTCGCCCTGTCAAAAGGGGAATGGGTCTATTTTTTGGGTGCGGATGACTATCTGCTCGATGGGTTCACGTCAGCGGCGGCCCGGTTGAAAGATGGAACCACGGTGTACTATGGCAATGTGTATCGACCTGTTGCGGACAGGATTTATGACGGCAGATTCTCCTTCTATAAGCTGGCCTGCCGGAACATATGCCACCAGAGTATTTTTTATCCCAGATGCGTATGGAAAAAATTTTCCTATAATTTAAAGTATCCGGTCTTTGCGGATTATGATTTAAACCTGCGGTGCTTTGTCGATGACGGCATACAATTTAAGTACATACCTGACACGATCGCCGTTTTTACGGATGAAGGCGGCCTCAGCCCTAGGCAGGCGGATAAGGCGTTTGAGAAGGATAAACTGGACCTGATCAAGGCAACTTTTCCTTCCCGGACCCACATGTTAATGCTTGCGCGCACCGGTTTATTGAAAATTTTAGCCGTGCTGGGGCTGCAAAAGACAGCCACCGCAATATATCATTTTTTTCTCAAGGTACGGTTGGTGCCTGCAAAGGGGCGCTCAGGAACCGTTAAGAAGGATGAAAAAGGGTAG
- a CDS encoding glycosyltransferase family 2 protein, producing the protein MQWPKISIVTPSFNQGRYLEATIDSVLSQGYPNLEYIIIDGGSTDNSLEIIKKYAAYLHFWSSKPDEGHYFAVNKGFTKAGGDVFAWLNSDDMYCRDALKTVGTIFADFPDVAWLTTLRQTVFNSRGQRISTKQMPGFSRQAFLDGLYVTKPFSGLGFIQQESTFWRHELWEKVGGVRTAFSLAGDFDLWARFFSHADLYGVDHPLAGFRVHENNRSRGTDTYIREAGQSLEEMRHRFNWPRGNGIASFWQGLKQAPPIRRLSNAFHIPWKNKYSAAVISKAETNMEGRWQIKTVYF; encoded by the coding sequence ATGCAATGGCCTAAAATCAGCATCGTCACCCCCTCCTTCAACCAGGGCCGCTACCTTGAGGCAACCATTGATTCGGTGCTCTCCCAAGGCTACCCCAACCTTGAATATATTATTATCGACGGGGGCTCCACCGACAATTCTCTGGAGATCATCAAAAAGTATGCCGCCTATCTTCACTTCTGGTCCAGCAAACCCGATGAAGGGCATTATTTTGCGGTCAACAAAGGCTTTACAAAAGCCGGCGGCGATGTTTTTGCCTGGTTGAATAGTGACGATATGTATTGCAGGGATGCCTTAAAAACAGTAGGCACCATTTTCGCGGATTTCCCGGATGTAGCGTGGCTGACCACCTTGAGGCAAACAGTTTTCAACAGCCGGGGGCAACGCATCTCGACAAAACAGATGCCCGGTTTCTCCAGGCAGGCCTTTCTGGATGGGCTTTACGTTACAAAGCCATTTTCCGGCCTGGGGTTTATTCAGCAGGAGTCCACATTCTGGAGACATGAATTATGGGAAAAGGTCGGTGGCGTCCGGACAGCGTTCTCTCTGGCCGGCGACTTTGACCTGTGGGCGAGATTCTTTTCTCATGCCGATCTTTACGGCGTGGATCACCCTCTGGCCGGCTTCCGCGTTCACGAAAACAACCGAAGCCGCGGCACAGACACTTATATTCGTGAGGCCGGACAATCCCTTGAAGAGATGCGGCACCGGTTCAACTGGCCTCGCGGCAACGGCATTGCTTCCTTCTGGCAGGGTCTGAAACAGGCGCCTCCGATCCGCCGTCTGTCAAACGCCTTCCACATACCCTGGAAAAATAAATACAGCGCCGCTGTTATCTCGAAAGCAGAAACGAACATGGAGGGCCGATGGCAAATAAAGACCGTCTATTTTTAA
- a CDS encoding FkbM family methyltransferase, protein MNSIILRTVNMVNRILKPVGAKIISRQADDFNINSAIERIHDHGIRIDSVVDIGGSNGTWSLKAMKVFPAASFVAIEPLVERKEELLRLVRRFPKFSFELCAAGETDGDTATLTIAQDLDGSTINGHGGETRRVPVRTIDAIVAKHNLSGSFLLKFDTHGYELPILKGAKQTLEKTSVIIMEVYNFQISQNALRFHKMCAHMENLGFRCYDMADPMLRDHDKALWQMDLFFCRKDEKIFDHPHYK, encoded by the coding sequence ATGAACTCAATCATTTTAAGAACCGTCAACATGGTCAATCGCATTCTGAAACCTGTCGGTGCAAAAATTATCAGCCGCCAGGCTGATGACTTTAACATAAATTCAGCGATAGAACGCATACATGACCATGGTATCAGGATTGACAGCGTTGTCGATATCGGCGGATCAAACGGCACCTGGAGCCTCAAGGCAATGAAGGTCTTCCCCGCCGCCTCGTTTGTCGCCATAGAGCCGCTCGTGGAAAGAAAAGAAGAACTTCTCAGGCTCGTCCGTCGATTTCCGAAATTCTCTTTCGAACTGTGCGCGGCCGGAGAGACCGACGGGGATACGGCAACGCTTACCATCGCCCAGGATCTGGACGGCAGTACGATCAACGGGCATGGCGGCGAAACGAGGCGAGTGCCGGTAAGAACAATTGATGCGATTGTTGCAAAACATAATCTGAGCGGCTCTTTTCTGTTGAAATTTGATACTCATGGCTACGAGCTGCCCATTTTAAAGGGCGCAAAACAGACCCTTGAAAAAACCTCCGTCATCATCATGGAAGTCTATAATTTTCAAATTTCCCAAAACGCCCTGCGATTCCACAAAATGTGCGCTCACATGGAAAACCTGGGCTTTCGCTGCTACGACATGGCCGATCCCATGCTCAGGGACCACGACAAGGCGCTGTGGCAGATGGACCTGTTTTTCTGCAGGAAAGATGAAAAAATTTTCGACCACCCGCATTATAAATAA
- a CDS encoding glycosyltransferase family 4 protein, whose amino-acid sequence MNILYDYHIFHAQRHGGISRYFYELAKHLSAREDCSIEIFAPLHINEYLDLTSDIRLRGIKIKNYPFSGYIRRSINNALTRILITRRSDLDIFHETFYSGTDHRPHSAKGLITVHDMIHEKFAEYFPGRDITTKIKAAAVNRADHVICVSENTRRDLIELLRVPEEKTSVVYHGYSLSGATPAVYPITGRKPFILYVGHRDGYKNYQLLLRAYASSKSLRNEVPIICFGGGEITAHEKDLMALLNLPPDCVQYMEGNDSVLAGLYASASVFVYPSLYEGFGIPPLEAMALGCPVVCSNTGSIPEVVGNSARLFDPESESDLRSAMEEVVFSPEHAERLKAKGFDRIKMFSWEKCAQDTLAVYKKVSGN is encoded by the coding sequence ATGAACATACTATATGATTACCATATCTTTCATGCTCAGCGGCATGGTGGTATTTCAAGATATTTTTATGAACTTGCAAAACACCTGTCAGCCAGGGAAGATTGCAGCATCGAAATTTTTGCGCCATTACATATAAATGAATATCTGGACCTGACTTCTGATATCCGCCTCCGGGGGATAAAAATTAAAAACTATCCTTTTTCAGGATATATTAGAAGAAGCATAAACAATGCCTTAACCCGAATATTGATAACCCGTAGAAGCGACCTAGATATTTTCCATGAAACCTTTTATTCCGGAACAGATCATCGCCCACATTCGGCAAAAGGCCTGATAACCGTTCATGACATGATTCATGAAAAATTTGCTGAATATTTTCCGGGCCGGGATATCACCACAAAAATCAAGGCCGCTGCGGTTAACCGTGCCGACCATGTCATATGTGTTTCTGAGAATACGCGCCGGGATCTGATAGAACTGCTGCGTGTGCCGGAAGAAAAAACTTCTGTGGTGTATCATGGCTATTCTCTCTCCGGCGCGACCCCTGCTGTTTATCCCATAACGGGCCGGAAACCCTTCATTCTATATGTCGGTCACCGGGACGGGTACAAAAATTATCAATTATTACTGCGTGCGTATGCCTCTTCAAAATCGTTGAGAAACGAAGTCCCGATCATATGCTTCGGCGGTGGTGAAATAACCGCCCATGAGAAGGATTTAATGGCACTCCTTAATCTCCCGCCGGACTGCGTTCAGTATATGGAAGGGAACGATTCCGTTCTGGCGGGTTTGTATGCATCTGCCAGCGTCTTTGTCTACCCATCCCTTTACGAAGGATTCGGTATCCCACCGCTGGAAGCGATGGCCCTGGGCTGTCCGGTAGTATGTTCCAATACAGGATCCATACCGGAGGTGGTTGGGAATTCAGCGCGGCTCTTTGACCCGGAAAGCGAATCGGATCTGCGGTCTGCCATGGAAGAAGTGGTTTTCTCTCCTGAACATGCCGAACGTCTGAAGGCAAAGGGCTTTGATCGTATAAAGATGTTTTCATGGGAAAAATGTGCTCAAGACACCCTTGCTGTTTACAAAAAAGTCTCAGGCAACTAA
- a CDS encoding methyltransferase domain-containing protein, whose amino-acid sequence MPDRPNMPRRARQHLVSLYKNFFLSRKQWNVILDKEIRSIEKVHSPLYENTCLHTAVVFDCSTASYRQWLTRAKSSFLNVRYPHKKALEFFFSAMLLNIQKDDIVLDAAGGRSEYLSNIRNVVGCRNLYVNDQIYSTGNVKRGGVNFVGGDVTAIGLPDGAVTKIACHHAVEHFRGDKDARFVLEISRLLKTGGRACILPLFIADRYAEVWNIKPESCYDQRAMCIEDPSSSLPGGKDDGHFARIYDSRALSERVLATADSASLRATIMECTLDGQAVPDMSLNFGSRINRPLRALVLEKV is encoded by the coding sequence ATGCCTGACCGCCCAAACATGCCCAGACGCGCCAGACAGCATCTCGTTTCCTTATATAAAAACTTTTTTTTAAGCCGGAAACAATGGAATGTCATACTGGACAAAGAAATAAGATCGATCGAAAAGGTTCATTCCCCTCTGTATGAAAACACCTGCCTTCATACAGCCGTTGTTTTTGATTGTTCCACGGCCAGCTACCGACAATGGCTAACCAGGGCGAAAAGCAGTTTCCTGAATGTCCGTTATCCGCACAAAAAGGCCTTGGAGTTTTTCTTTTCAGCTATGCTGCTGAATATTCAAAAAGATGATATTGTTCTTGATGCGGCCGGAGGTCGCTCTGAGTATTTATCCAATATTCGCAATGTGGTCGGTTGCCGGAACCTTTATGTGAATGATCAAATCTATTCTACCGGCAATGTAAAGCGCGGGGGAGTGAACTTCGTGGGAGGTGATGTTACGGCAATCGGGCTTCCTGATGGGGCAGTGACAAAAATCGCCTGTCATCATGCCGTGGAGCACTTCCGCGGTGATAAGGACGCCCGGTTTGTCCTTGAAATATCGCGGCTGCTCAAAACCGGCGGCCGAGCCTGTATTCTTCCTCTTTTTATTGCAGACCGCTATGCGGAGGTCTGGAACATAAAACCCGAAAGCTGTTATGACCAGCGGGCGATGTGTATAGAAGACCCGTCTTCGTCACTTCCCGGGGGAAAGGATGATGGCCATTTCGCACGAATCTATGACAGCAGGGCGCTTTCGGAAAGAGTTCTGGCAACGGCGGACAGTGCCTCATTGCGAGCCACCATCATGGAATGTACTCTGGACGGACAGGCTGTTCCAGATATGTCTCTCAACTTCGGCTCCCGTATAAACCGCCCATTGCGGGCTCTGGTATTGGAAAAGGTATAA
- a CDS encoding flippase, whose amino-acid sequence MKIQSPLSYLPYGLRGRIEQSPDLMRILNNISWLFFDKFLRMGVGLIVSIWVARYLGPEQFGLMSYAVAFVALFSVIAGLGFNGIAVRDLVQNPSETNTTMGTAFALQALGGLFAFGLTMLTIGFVKPDDGMAKLAVSILAFLMVFNATDVVRYWFESQVQSKYVVWTESGVFLFVSAVKIGLILAKAPLIAFIWVLFAQGLVIATGLIVIYSWRGGDIKAWRPRLYRAKTLLSDSWPLILAGIAYLIYMRIDQIMLGQMVGNEAVGLYTAAVQISEVWYFIPMTITASVFPFIIQAKKKSEDLYTQSLQKLFDLMVALACIVALPITLFADWIVTSLFGLAYHLAGTALSIHIWAGIFFFLQAAGGKWFLIEGLQKHSFYRTLSGAVLNVGLNMVLIPTMGIVGAAWATIASLACASVFFNALHKRTRPLFRMQCQSFFFINRLLKQK is encoded by the coding sequence TTGAAAATTCAAAGCCCATTAAGCTATCTGCCTTACGGACTGCGCGGCAGAATTGAGCAGAGCCCGGACTTGATGCGGATACTGAACAATATCAGCTGGCTGTTCTTTGATAAATTTCTGCGAATGGGCGTGGGGCTGATCGTAAGTATCTGGGTAGCCCGATATCTGGGCCCCGAACAGTTCGGGCTCATGAGCTATGCCGTGGCCTTTGTCGCCCTGTTTTCCGTTATCGCCGGCCTGGGTTTTAATGGTATAGCCGTGCGGGATCTGGTGCAGAACCCTTCCGAGACCAATACCACCATGGGAACGGCCTTTGCGCTGCAGGCACTTGGCGGCCTGTTCGCCTTTGGTCTGACGATGCTGACTATTGGCTTTGTAAAACCGGACGACGGAATGGCAAAGCTTGCGGTGTCCATTCTGGCTTTTTTAATGGTGTTCAATGCTACCGACGTGGTGCGTTACTGGTTTGAATCTCAGGTTCAATCCAAGTATGTTGTCTGGACCGAAAGCGGCGTTTTTCTTTTTGTCTCAGCGGTAAAAATCGGCCTTATTCTCGCCAAGGCGCCCCTGATCGCCTTTATATGGGTCTTGTTCGCCCAGGGCCTGGTGATTGCGACCGGCCTGATAGTCATATATTCATGGCGCGGCGGTGATATAAAAGCCTGGCGGCCGAGGCTCTATCGCGCCAAGACCCTTTTAAGCGACAGTTGGCCATTAATTCTCGCGGGAATAGCGTACCTGATTTATATGCGTATTGATCAGATCATGCTGGGACAGATGGTCGGAAACGAGGCCGTCGGCCTTTACACGGCCGCTGTTCAAATCAGTGAGGTCTGGTATTTTATTCCCATGACCATTACCGCATCGGTTTTCCCATTTATTATCCAAGCGAAAAAAAAGAGTGAAGACCTGTATACCCAGTCTTTACAAAAACTATTTGATTTAATGGTGGCGCTGGCATGTATCGTAGCGCTTCCGATAACATTATTTGCGGACTGGATCGTGACCTCTCTGTTTGGTTTAGCCTACCACCTGGCCGGCACTGCCCTCTCCATACATATCTGGGCCGGTATCTTCTTCTTCTTGCAGGCTGCCGGTGGAAAGTGGTTTCTCATCGAAGGGCTTCAAAAACATTCTTTTTACAGAACGCTATCAGGCGCGGTTTTAAACGTCGGCCTAAACATGGTTTTAATCCCGACAATGGGAATTGTTGGCGCTGCCTGGGCCACCATAGCGTCACTGGCCTGTGCAAGCGTCTTTTTCAATGCCTTGCATAAAAGAACAAGGCCCTTGTTTCGCATGCAGTGCCAGAGCTTTTTTTTTATCAACCGGCTGTTAAAGCAAAAATAA
- a CDS encoding winged helix-turn-helix domain-containing protein, protein MDTLFSGLISSKTRIRLLVRFFFNPEARSYLRELAKELDVSTNAVREELNQLRKTGLLTSEKNGRSVIYAANTKHPLFPELKSMVGKFLGLDQLIESILTRLGDLEKAYIIDDYAEGKDTGIIDLILVGNIDPYHLNDLSRKTERYIKRKIRTLVLTIEEFKSFEPTLVTRPNLLVWTRQKQR, encoded by the coding sequence ATGGACACACTTTTTTCAGGGCTCATCTCATCAAAAACCCGTATCCGGCTTCTGGTGCGGTTTTTCTTCAATCCAGAGGCCCGGTCCTACCTGCGCGAACTGGCCAAGGAACTGGATGTTTCCACCAACGCCGTGCGGGAAGAACTGAACCAGCTCAGGAAAACCGGCCTGCTGACCTCTGAGAAGAACGGCCGCAGTGTCATTTACGCGGCCAACACAAAACACCCGCTTTTCCCTGAGCTCAAATCCATGGTCGGAAAATTTCTCGGGCTGGACCAGCTTATTGAAAGCATCCTGACACGACTGGGAGACCTTGAAAAAGCCTATATCATTGATGATTATGCCGAAGGAAAAGACACCGGCATTATCGACCTCATCCTGGTGGGCAATATTGACCCCTATCACCTGAACGACTTGAGCAGAAAAACCGAACGTTACATCAAACGAAAAATTCGCACCCTTGTATTAACAATAGAAGAGTTCAAATCCTTTGAGCCCACGCTGGTAACCCGGCCGAATCTTCTGGTCTGGACAAGGCAAAAACAGAGGTAG
- a CDS encoding glycosyltransferase family 2 protein encodes MTSGRTCSPDLLLSIIIPVYNEEETVQEVVERVLDVPYRKEVIIVDDGSTDRTRQILSGLDAPEIKRVFHEKNCGKGRAIGTGLAHATGDILLIQDADLEYNPAEYPVLLQPIFEGRADVVYGSRFAGSGTHRVLYFWHYMGNRFLTLLSNMFTDLNLTDMETCYKVFTKKALEGITIEEPRFGFEPEITAKIAKKHLRIYEVPVSYYGRTYQEGKKIGWRDGVRAIWVIVKYNLFRF; translated from the coding sequence ATGACTTCCGGCCGGACCTGCTCCCCTGACCTTCTATTGAGTATCATCATCCCCGTCTATAACGAGGAGGAAACCGTTCAGGAGGTGGTTGAGCGGGTCCTGGACGTGCCCTACCGGAAGGAGGTAATCATCGTTGATGACGGCTCCACCGACCGCACCCGGCAAATCCTTTCCGGCCTTGACGCGCCGGAAATCAAGCGGGTGTTTCATGAAAAAAACTGTGGTAAGGGCCGGGCCATTGGAACCGGGCTTGCGCATGCCACCGGGGACATTCTCCTGATTCAGGACGCGGATCTGGAGTATAACCCTGCAGAATATCCCGTGCTGCTGCAACCCATATTTGAGGGCCGGGCCGACGTGGTGTACGGATCCCGGTTTGCCGGTTCCGGCACCCACCGGGTGCTCTATTTCTGGCACTACATGGGCAACCGGTTTCTCACGCTGCTGTCCAACATGTTCACTGACCTGAACCTGACCGACATGGAAACCTGCTACAAGGTTTTCACCAAAAAGGCGCTGGAGGGCATCACCATTGAAGAACCCCGGTTCGGGTTTGAGCCTGAGATTACCGCCAAGATCGCCAAAAAGCACCTCCGCATCTACGAAGTCCCCGTCTCCTATTACGGCCGGACATACCAGGAGGGCAAAAAAATCGGATGGCGCGACGGGGTCCGGGCGATCTGGGTAATTGTCAAATATAATCTGTTCCGATTCTGA
- a CDS encoding glycosyltransferase family 2 protein, whose translation MYQNKSVCVVIPAHNETTQILRVLSTLPEWVDHIVVVDDASTDATADVVTGQAKKDGRVVLLRHDVNQGCGGALVSGYRWAIEHHIDIAVRMDGDGQMDPADLPALVEPVASGAVDYTKGNRFFSGNAYRHMPKIRYFGTAFLSLLTKIVSGYWHISDFQSGYTAISNKALNTIDWDRMYKQYGQPNDLMILLNVDNFRVADVPVEPVYNVGEKSGIRIKKVVFTISWLLFKRFFWRMKEKYIIKDFHPLVFFYLLGMGFGALTAGLFARLFYIWYISGYIPPINALAAMFSFMSASQFILFAMWFDMEANKDLKSESIKR comes from the coding sequence ATGTATCAGAACAAAAGCGTTTGCGTGGTGATTCCCGCGCATAACGAAACCACCCAGATTCTTCGGGTGCTTTCCACCCTGCCGGAGTGGGTGGACCACATTGTTGTGGTGGATGACGCCAGCACCGATGCAACAGCCGACGTCGTAACCGGTCAGGCAAAAAAAGACGGGCGGGTGGTGCTGCTGCGCCACGACGTTAACCAGGGATGCGGCGGGGCATTGGTGTCCGGCTATCGGTGGGCCATTGAGCACCATATCGACATCGCGGTGCGAATGGACGGGGACGGCCAGATGGACCCGGCCGACCTGCCGGCCCTGGTGGAACCGGTGGCCAGCGGGGCGGTGGATTACACAAAGGGCAACCGTTTTTTTTCCGGTAATGCTTACCGGCATATGCCCAAAATCCGGTATTTCGGCACCGCCTTTCTTTCTCTTTTAACCAAGATCGTTTCCGGCTACTGGCACATATCGGACTTTCAGTCCGGTTATACCGCCATCAGCAACAAGGCCCTTAACACCATTGACTGGGACCGGATGTACAAACAATACGGCCAGCCCAACGACCTGATGATCCTTTTGAATGTGGACAACTTCAGAGTGGCGGACGTGCCGGTGGAACCTGTTTACAATGTGGGGGAAAAGTCGGGCATCCGTATCAAAAAGGTTGTTTTTACCATCAGCTGGCTGCTGTTCAAGCGGTTTTTCTGGCGTATGAAAGAAAAATACATTATCAAGGATTTCCACCCACTGGTCTTTTTCTACCTGCTGGGCATGGGCTTTGGCGCACTGACTGCGGGACTTTTTGCCCGGCTTTTTTACATATGGTACATCTCCGGTTATATCCCCCCCATCAACGCGCTGGCCGCCATGTTCTCTTTCATGTCGGCCAGCCAGTTTATCCTTTTTGCCATGTGGTTCGACATGGAAGCCAACAAAGACCTGAAAAGCGAGTCGATTAAGAGGTAA